In one window of Balnearium lithotrophicum DNA:
- a CDS encoding endo alpha-1,4 polygalactosaminidase translates to MISNAVCAEYPNSVLFYYSNRPITNEQLNRFDWIVLDSNANCVLKEIREQFWMKRKPKLIGYLSIGEVEKSEKSFFKNCILGKNKEWNSYIIDLRKDTCFNKLLKKASIIRNKAFDGFFLDTIDSYQAVLPRDEWKGYERAEVKFIKTLRKKYPDSLILVNRAFNIFDNVKSYIDGFVVEELFYNIDSEGNIEENSKDEVNYLINKLSYIKRNGIPVIVIDYIPSYRIDLIWKDLINIRKLGFIPYISNRNLCVIGYSCGIEIPRKVILIYDSTFTFSKIRQVSAANRLLQLPVEYLGFKPEIYDINREKLPPPYKSEGYLGVIVTQVSKKNLLKLDSWLIKAKKNGLKIFFFNNLPLKKNYLKSLD, encoded by the coding sequence TTGATAAGTAATGCTGTATGTGCTGAATATCCTAATTCCGTTCTTTTTTATTACTCAAATAGACCCATAACTAATGAACAGCTCAATAGATTTGATTGGATAGTTTTGGATAGTAACGCAAACTGTGTTCTAAAGGAAATAAGAGAACAATTTTGGATGAAAAGGAAACCGAAATTAATAGGTTATTTAAGTATAGGAGAGGTAGAAAAGTCAGAAAAAAGTTTTTTTAAGAACTGTATACTTGGCAAAAATAAAGAGTGGAACTCCTATATTATTGACTTAAGAAAGGATACTTGTTTTAACAAACTTTTGAAAAAAGCAAGTATTATTCGTAACAAGGCATTTGATGGATTTTTCCTTGATACGATAGATTCTTATCAAGCAGTTCTTCCAAGAGATGAATGGAAAGGTTACGAACGTGCCGAAGTAAAATTTATAAAAACCCTTAGGAAAAAGTATCCTGATTCTCTCATACTTGTTAACAGAGCTTTCAATATTTTTGATAATGTTAAGTCCTATATAGATGGATTTGTGGTGGAAGAATTATTTTACAATATTGATTCTGAGGGAAATATTGAGGAAAATTCTAAGGATGAAGTAAATTATTTAATAAATAAACTTAGCTATATTAAGAGGAATGGCATTCCTGTTATTGTTATAGACTATATTCCTTCCTATAGAATTGACTTAATTTGGAAAGATTTAATAAATATAAGGAAGTTAGGTTTTATTCCATACATTTCAAATAGAAATCTATGTGTTATTGGATATTCCTGTGGTATAGAGATACCGCGGAAAGTAATCCTTATCTACGATTCAACATTTACTTTTTCTAAAATAAGACAGGTTAGTGCCGCTAATAGACTTCTGCAATTACCCGTGGAATACTTAGGATTTAAACCGGAAATTTACGATATAAACAGAGAAAAACTACCTCCTCCCTATAAATCTGAGGGTTACTTAGGAGTAATAGTAACACAAGTTAGTAAAAAAAACTTATTAAAGCTTGACAGTTGGCTAATAAAAGCAAAGAAGAATGGGTTGAAAATTTTCTTTTTTAATAATCTTCCTCTAAAAAAAAACTATTTAAAGAGTTTGGATTAA
- a CDS encoding polysaccharide deacetylase family protein, with protein sequence MEIFSPKLVHVPFAITKWGGYSLDNAFLDEDKELWSYDPFKLFREVFNPSFPAPDITTENGNRILIAHIDGDAFFGVADFNPKKHLGEILKEEILTKFKIPHGVSVIEGEIAPWGLYPNESKKLMKIAKEIFALPNVEMASHTFSHPFDWRIVGKNSKGLPAAHNLPIKGYVFNVKREIFGSVNFINRYLSPDGKKRTMDLFWSGNCDPDRNAVELTYKAKVYNMNGGDTTINYSEPFLSCVAPSGVNFGNFYQVYAPISNEMYYTNDWHGPYWGFIRVIQTFKLTDKPRRLKPIDIYYHFYSCQKLSSLNALKKVYKYALSQEVIPLFPSQYSQIVLDARNTVIYGNRKEGFTVKNQGFCRTLRVPISWGYPDVLRSVGVIGYRKINNYYYIHLSGSGSYKLLFSNKKPKFRLISSNGRVKKWIEKKKGNFILLDLELQSYQKPTYANLESSCRIKLLKGRIEKRKKTLYRLLGEKGIELKVICSK encoded by the coding sequence GTGGAGATATTCTCTCCTAAACTTGTTCACGTTCCTTTTGCTATAACCAAATGGGGTGGATATTCACTGGATAATGCCTTTTTGGATGAAGATAAGGAACTGTGGAGTTATGACCCATTTAAACTATTTAGAGAAGTGTTTAATCCTTCATTCCCAGCTCCAGATATTACTACGGAGAATGGTAATAGGATTTTAATTGCTCATATAGATGGGGATGCCTTTTTTGGAGTTGCTGACTTTAACCCAAAAAAACACTTAGGGGAAATTTTAAAAGAAGAAATTCTTACAAAATTCAAGATTCCTCATGGAGTAAGTGTAATAGAGGGGGAGATTGCTCCTTGGGGACTCTATCCGAATGAATCGAAGAAACTTATGAAAATAGCCAAAGAAATTTTCGCTCTTCCAAACGTTGAAATGGCGTCCCATACGTTCTCTCATCCTTTTGATTGGAGAATTGTAGGAAAGAATTCAAAAGGACTACCAGCTGCTCACAATCTTCCTATAAAGGGATATGTATTTAATGTTAAAAGAGAAATTTTTGGTTCTGTTAATTTTATTAACAGATATCTATCTCCAGATGGTAAAAAAAGAACAATGGATTTATTCTGGTCAGGAAATTGTGACCCTGACAGGAATGCTGTTGAACTTACTTATAAGGCAAAGGTTTATAACATGAATGGAGGAGATACAACTATAAATTATTCAGAACCTTTCTTATCATGTGTCGCTCCATCTGGAGTTAATTTTGGGAACTTTTATCAGGTTTATGCTCCAATATCGAATGAAATGTACTACACCAACGATTGGCACGGTCCCTATTGGGGATTTATTAGAGTTATTCAAACGTTCAAACTTACAGATAAGCCGAGACGACTGAAACCAATAGATATTTATTATCACTTTTATTCCTGTCAGAAATTATCATCTCTTAATGCTTTAAAAAAAGTTTACAAGTACGCTCTATCTCAAGAGGTTATTCCTCTCTTTCCTTCCCAATATTCACAGATTGTTTTGGATGCTCGAAATACAGTTATCTATGGCAATAGGAAGGAAGGCTTTACAGTAAAAAATCAGGGATTTTGTAGGACACTAAGAGTACCCATTTCCTGGGGATATCCTGATGTTTTAAGGAGTGTTGGAGTAATAGGTTATAGGAAGATAAATAATTATTACTATATTCATCTATCAGGAAGTGGTAGCTATAAGTTATTGTTTTCTAATAAAAAACCCAAATTTCGACTTATTAGTTCAAATGGAAGAGTAAAGAAGTGGATAGAAAAGAAGAAAGGTAATTTTATTCTTTTAGATTTGGAGCTCCAATCATACCAAAAACCAACTTATGCTAATTTAGAAAGCAGTTGTAGAATAAAATTGCTTAAAGGGCGTATTGAGAAAAGGAAAAAAACTCTATACAGATTATTAGGAGAAAAGGGTATTGAACTCAAAGTCATTTGCTCTAAGTGA